A part of Corvus cornix cornix isolate S_Up_H32 chromosome Z, ASM73873v5, whole genome shotgun sequence genomic DNA contains:
- the SLC26A1 gene encoding sulfate anion transporter 1 isoform X1: MKRLCGARFNKEAEQEVCRLTENHLLYSGSSTTYFKESCAPEVLCYCVLIQKLLWNYCSYFVPLEHINEVNTGKMERPLDATRMENNTSSCFLMERKPHIKINRKEVILAKLRKSCSCTPQKLKNFVMDFFPVLRWLPKYQCKEYIWGDVMSGLVIGIILVPQAIAYSLLAGLKPIYSLYTSFFANIIYFLMGTSRHVSVGIFSLISLMVGQVVDRELLLAGFDLNDDAPPAPDDGSLQNDSLSNTTAFNLTIVGINAECGKECYAIGIATALTFVAGVYQVLMGIFRLGFVSMYLSESVLDGFATGASLTILTAQVKYLIGIKIPRSQGHGMLVITWINIFRNISQANLCDVITSAICIVVLVTAKELGDRYKHKLKFPLPTELVVIVVATLVSHYGKLNEVYASSVSGAIPTGFIPPKVPEFNLMLRVAVDALPLAIVSFVFTVSLSEMFAKKYAYTIRANQEMFAVGFCNIIPSFFHSFATSAALAKTLVKTSTGCQTQISGVISAMMVLLVLLFLAPLFYSLQKCVLACIIIVSLRGALRKFRDVPARYHVNKVDTLVWVVTMSASALVSTEIGLLVGIVFSMLCIIVRTQRPRTALLGQIQDTSFYEDDLEYENLSTVPKVKIFRFEAPLYYANRNYFLKSLYRLTNLDPNLEAARRKKYEKKEKQHLKKGNHRTANGLGIGETTMQLVPKQIDFQALVVDCSSISFLDTTGVNTLKEILKDYKNLNISVLLACCNPSVIDSLKRGGYFGRDFGCMQEMLFYSIHNAVLFAKDQKLSADCSV, translated from the exons GAACACATAAATGAAGTAAACACTGGGAAAATGGAAAGACCACTTGATGCTACCAGAATGGAAAACAACACCTCATCCTGCTTTCTCATGGAAAGAAAGCCTCACATCAAGATTAACAGGAAAGAAGTCATCCTAGCTAAGCTGAgaaagagctgctcctgcacaccACAGAAGCTGAAGAACTTTGTTATGGACTTCTTTCCTGTTTTACGATGGCTTCCCAAGTACCAGTGCAAAGAGTACATTTGGGGGGATGTTATGTCTGGGTTAGTGATTGGGATCATTTTGGTGCCTCAAGCAATTGCATACTCACTGCTGGCAGGTCTGAAGCCCATTTACAGCCTTTACACATCATTCTTTGCCAACATCATCTATTTCTTAATGGGCACATCCCGTCATGTCTCAGTTGGCATTTTCAGCTTGATAAGCTTAATGGTGGGACAAGTTGTGGACCGAGAACTTCTCTTGGCTGGGTTTGACTTGAATGATGATGCCCCACCAGCCCCAGATGATGGCTCTCTGCAGAATGACAGTCTGTCCAACACAACTGCCTTCAACCTTACCATTGTGGGGATAAATGCCGAGTGTGGGAAAGAGTGCTATGCTATCGGCATTGCTACAGCCTTGACATTCGTGGCAGGAGTGTATCAG gTTCTAATGGGGATCTTCCGTCTGGGTTTCGTATCTATGTACCTATCTGAATCCGTACTAGATGGCTTTGCAACTGGTGCTTCCTTAACCATTTTAACAGCTCAAGTGAAGTATCTGATTGGAATAAAAATTCCACGTAGCCAAGGGCATGGGATGCTTGTTATTACCTGGATTAACATCTTCCGGAACATTTCTCAGGCTAACCTTTGTGATGTCATCACAAGTGCCATTTGTATCGTGGTGCTGGTCACTGCTAAGGAACTCGGAGATCGGTATAAGCATAAACTGAAATTTCCTCTTCCCACAGAGCTGGTAGTTATTGTTGTGGCAACATTGGTGTCACACTATGGTAAGTTAAATGAAGTGTATGCATCCAGTGTTTCTGGAGCTATTCCAACAGGATTTATCCCTCCAAAGGTACCAGAGTTCAACTTAATGCTCCGAGTTGCTGTAGATGCTTTGCCTCTTGCCATAGTTAGTTTTGTCTTCACTGTATCCCTTTCCGAAATGTTTGCAAAGAAATATGCTTACACCATCCGAGCCAATCAGGAAATGTTTGCTGTGGGGTTCTGCAACAtcattccttctttcttccactCTTTTGCAACCAGTGCAGCTCTGGCAAAAACACTCGTCAAAACATCTACAGGCTGCCAGACTCAAATCTCTGGAGTAATCAGTGCAATGATGGttttgctggtgctgctcttccTGGCACCTCTATTCTACTCCTTGCAGAAGTGTGTCTTGGCTTGTATTATCATTGTCAGCCTTCGGGGAGCCCTGAGGAAGTTCCGAGATGTGCCAGCACGGTACCATGTGAATAAGGTGGACACACTTGTCTGGGTAGTTACCATGTCTGCCTCTGCCTTGGTCAGCACAGAAATAGGGCTGTTGGTTGGCATTGTTTTCTCCATGTTATGCATCATTGTTCGGACCCAGCGGCCACGGACAGCCCTGCTTGGTCAGATCCAAGACACAAGCTTTTATGAGGATGACTTAGAATATGAAAATCTCTCTACTGTTCCAAAGGTCAAAATATTTCGGTTTGAGGCCCCACTTTACTATGCAAATAGAAACTACTTCCTAAAGTCTCTGTACAGATTGACCAATTTAGATCCTAACCTAGAAGCTGCTAGAAGGAAGAAATatgagaagaaggaaaagcagcatctgAAAAAGGGAAATCACAGAACTGCTAATGGACTGGGCATTGGAGAAACCACTATGCAACTAGTTCCTAAGCAAATTGATTTCCAAGCCCTTGTTGTAGATTGCTCTTCCATCTCATTTCTGGACACCACTGGAGTTAATACTTTAAAGGAAATCCTGAAAGACTACAagaatttaaacatttctgttctCCTGGCTTGCTGCAATCCCTCAGTGATAGACTCTCTGAAAAGAGGGGGTTACTTTGGAAGAGATTTTGGATGTATGCAGGAAATGCTATTCTACAGTATACATAATGCTGTGCTGTTTGCAAAAGACCAAAAGCTTTCAGCAGATTGCTCAGTTTAA
- the SLC26A1 gene encoding sulfate anion transporter 1 isoform X2, which yields MLCGARFNKEAEQEVCRLTENHLLYSGSSTTYFKESCAPEVLCYCVLIQKLLWNYCSYFVPLEHINEVNTGKMERPLDATRMENNTSSCFLMERKPHIKINRKEVILAKLRKSCSCTPQKLKNFVMDFFPVLRWLPKYQCKEYIWGDVMSGLVIGIILVPQAIAYSLLAGLKPIYSLYTSFFANIIYFLMGTSRHVSVGIFSLISLMVGQVVDRELLLAGFDLNDDAPPAPDDGSLQNDSLSNTTAFNLTIVGINAECGKECYAIGIATALTFVAGVYQVLMGIFRLGFVSMYLSESVLDGFATGASLTILTAQVKYLIGIKIPRSQGHGMLVITWINIFRNISQANLCDVITSAICIVVLVTAKELGDRYKHKLKFPLPTELVVIVVATLVSHYGKLNEVYASSVSGAIPTGFIPPKVPEFNLMLRVAVDALPLAIVSFVFTVSLSEMFAKKYAYTIRANQEMFAVGFCNIIPSFFHSFATSAALAKTLVKTSTGCQTQISGVISAMMVLLVLLFLAPLFYSLQKCVLACIIIVSLRGALRKFRDVPARYHVNKVDTLVWVVTMSASALVSTEIGLLVGIVFSMLCIIVRTQRPRTALLGQIQDTSFYEDDLEYENLSTVPKVKIFRFEAPLYYANRNYFLKSLYRLTNLDPNLEAARRKKYEKKEKQHLKKGNHRTANGLGIGETTMQLVPKQIDFQALVVDCSSISFLDTTGVNTLKEILKDYKNLNISVLLACCNPSVIDSLKRGGYFGRDFGCMQEMLFYSIHNAVLFAKDQKLSADCSV from the exons GAACACATAAATGAAGTAAACACTGGGAAAATGGAAAGACCACTTGATGCTACCAGAATGGAAAACAACACCTCATCCTGCTTTCTCATGGAAAGAAAGCCTCACATCAAGATTAACAGGAAAGAAGTCATCCTAGCTAAGCTGAgaaagagctgctcctgcacaccACAGAAGCTGAAGAACTTTGTTATGGACTTCTTTCCTGTTTTACGATGGCTTCCCAAGTACCAGTGCAAAGAGTACATTTGGGGGGATGTTATGTCTGGGTTAGTGATTGGGATCATTTTGGTGCCTCAAGCAATTGCATACTCACTGCTGGCAGGTCTGAAGCCCATTTACAGCCTTTACACATCATTCTTTGCCAACATCATCTATTTCTTAATGGGCACATCCCGTCATGTCTCAGTTGGCATTTTCAGCTTGATAAGCTTAATGGTGGGACAAGTTGTGGACCGAGAACTTCTCTTGGCTGGGTTTGACTTGAATGATGATGCCCCACCAGCCCCAGATGATGGCTCTCTGCAGAATGACAGTCTGTCCAACACAACTGCCTTCAACCTTACCATTGTGGGGATAAATGCCGAGTGTGGGAAAGAGTGCTATGCTATCGGCATTGCTACAGCCTTGACATTCGTGGCAGGAGTGTATCAG gTTCTAATGGGGATCTTCCGTCTGGGTTTCGTATCTATGTACCTATCTGAATCCGTACTAGATGGCTTTGCAACTGGTGCTTCCTTAACCATTTTAACAGCTCAAGTGAAGTATCTGATTGGAATAAAAATTCCACGTAGCCAAGGGCATGGGATGCTTGTTATTACCTGGATTAACATCTTCCGGAACATTTCTCAGGCTAACCTTTGTGATGTCATCACAAGTGCCATTTGTATCGTGGTGCTGGTCACTGCTAAGGAACTCGGAGATCGGTATAAGCATAAACTGAAATTTCCTCTTCCCACAGAGCTGGTAGTTATTGTTGTGGCAACATTGGTGTCACACTATGGTAAGTTAAATGAAGTGTATGCATCCAGTGTTTCTGGAGCTATTCCAACAGGATTTATCCCTCCAAAGGTACCAGAGTTCAACTTAATGCTCCGAGTTGCTGTAGATGCTTTGCCTCTTGCCATAGTTAGTTTTGTCTTCACTGTATCCCTTTCCGAAATGTTTGCAAAGAAATATGCTTACACCATCCGAGCCAATCAGGAAATGTTTGCTGTGGGGTTCTGCAACAtcattccttctttcttccactCTTTTGCAACCAGTGCAGCTCTGGCAAAAACACTCGTCAAAACATCTACAGGCTGCCAGACTCAAATCTCTGGAGTAATCAGTGCAATGATGGttttgctggtgctgctcttccTGGCACCTCTATTCTACTCCTTGCAGAAGTGTGTCTTGGCTTGTATTATCATTGTCAGCCTTCGGGGAGCCCTGAGGAAGTTCCGAGATGTGCCAGCACGGTACCATGTGAATAAGGTGGACACACTTGTCTGGGTAGTTACCATGTCTGCCTCTGCCTTGGTCAGCACAGAAATAGGGCTGTTGGTTGGCATTGTTTTCTCCATGTTATGCATCATTGTTCGGACCCAGCGGCCACGGACAGCCCTGCTTGGTCAGATCCAAGACACAAGCTTTTATGAGGATGACTTAGAATATGAAAATCTCTCTACTGTTCCAAAGGTCAAAATATTTCGGTTTGAGGCCCCACTTTACTATGCAAATAGAAACTACTTCCTAAAGTCTCTGTACAGATTGACCAATTTAGATCCTAACCTAGAAGCTGCTAGAAGGAAGAAATatgagaagaaggaaaagcagcatctgAAAAAGGGAAATCACAGAACTGCTAATGGACTGGGCATTGGAGAAACCACTATGCAACTAGTTCCTAAGCAAATTGATTTCCAAGCCCTTGTTGTAGATTGCTCTTCCATCTCATTTCTGGACACCACTGGAGTTAATACTTTAAAGGAAATCCTGAAAGACTACAagaatttaaacatttctgttctCCTGGCTTGCTGCAATCCCTCAGTGATAGACTCTCTGAAAAGAGGGGGTTACTTTGGAAGAGATTTTGGATGTATGCAGGAAATGCTATTCTACAGTATACATAATGCTGTGCTGTTTGCAAAAGACCAAAAGCTTTCAGCAGATTGCTCAGTTTAA
- the SLC26A1 gene encoding sulfate anion transporter 1 isoform X3, with amino-acid sequence MERPLDATRMENNTSSCFLMERKPHIKINRKEVILAKLRKSCSCTPQKLKNFVMDFFPVLRWLPKYQCKEYIWGDVMSGLVIGIILVPQAIAYSLLAGLKPIYSLYTSFFANIIYFLMGTSRHVSVGIFSLISLMVGQVVDRELLLAGFDLNDDAPPAPDDGSLQNDSLSNTTAFNLTIVGINAECGKECYAIGIATALTFVAGVYQVLMGIFRLGFVSMYLSESVLDGFATGASLTILTAQVKYLIGIKIPRSQGHGMLVITWINIFRNISQANLCDVITSAICIVVLVTAKELGDRYKHKLKFPLPTELVVIVVATLVSHYGKLNEVYASSVSGAIPTGFIPPKVPEFNLMLRVAVDALPLAIVSFVFTVSLSEMFAKKYAYTIRANQEMFAVGFCNIIPSFFHSFATSAALAKTLVKTSTGCQTQISGVISAMMVLLVLLFLAPLFYSLQKCVLACIIIVSLRGALRKFRDVPARYHVNKVDTLVWVVTMSASALVSTEIGLLVGIVFSMLCIIVRTQRPRTALLGQIQDTSFYEDDLEYENLSTVPKVKIFRFEAPLYYANRNYFLKSLYRLTNLDPNLEAARRKKYEKKEKQHLKKGNHRTANGLGIGETTMQLVPKQIDFQALVVDCSSISFLDTTGVNTLKEILKDYKNLNISVLLACCNPSVIDSLKRGGYFGRDFGCMQEMLFYSIHNAVLFAKDQKLSADCSV; translated from the exons ATGGAAAGACCACTTGATGCTACCAGAATGGAAAACAACACCTCATCCTGCTTTCTCATGGAAAGAAAGCCTCACATCAAGATTAACAGGAAAGAAGTCATCCTAGCTAAGCTGAgaaagagctgctcctgcacaccACAGAAGCTGAAGAACTTTGTTATGGACTTCTTTCCTGTTTTACGATGGCTTCCCAAGTACCAGTGCAAAGAGTACATTTGGGGGGATGTTATGTCTGGGTTAGTGATTGGGATCATTTTGGTGCCTCAAGCAATTGCATACTCACTGCTGGCAGGTCTGAAGCCCATTTACAGCCTTTACACATCATTCTTTGCCAACATCATCTATTTCTTAATGGGCACATCCCGTCATGTCTCAGTTGGCATTTTCAGCTTGATAAGCTTAATGGTGGGACAAGTTGTGGACCGAGAACTTCTCTTGGCTGGGTTTGACTTGAATGATGATGCCCCACCAGCCCCAGATGATGGCTCTCTGCAGAATGACAGTCTGTCCAACACAACTGCCTTCAACCTTACCATTGTGGGGATAAATGCCGAGTGTGGGAAAGAGTGCTATGCTATCGGCATTGCTACAGCCTTGACATTCGTGGCAGGAGTGTATCAG gTTCTAATGGGGATCTTCCGTCTGGGTTTCGTATCTATGTACCTATCTGAATCCGTACTAGATGGCTTTGCAACTGGTGCTTCCTTAACCATTTTAACAGCTCAAGTGAAGTATCTGATTGGAATAAAAATTCCACGTAGCCAAGGGCATGGGATGCTTGTTATTACCTGGATTAACATCTTCCGGAACATTTCTCAGGCTAACCTTTGTGATGTCATCACAAGTGCCATTTGTATCGTGGTGCTGGTCACTGCTAAGGAACTCGGAGATCGGTATAAGCATAAACTGAAATTTCCTCTTCCCACAGAGCTGGTAGTTATTGTTGTGGCAACATTGGTGTCACACTATGGTAAGTTAAATGAAGTGTATGCATCCAGTGTTTCTGGAGCTATTCCAACAGGATTTATCCCTCCAAAGGTACCAGAGTTCAACTTAATGCTCCGAGTTGCTGTAGATGCTTTGCCTCTTGCCATAGTTAGTTTTGTCTTCACTGTATCCCTTTCCGAAATGTTTGCAAAGAAATATGCTTACACCATCCGAGCCAATCAGGAAATGTTTGCTGTGGGGTTCTGCAACAtcattccttctttcttccactCTTTTGCAACCAGTGCAGCTCTGGCAAAAACACTCGTCAAAACATCTACAGGCTGCCAGACTCAAATCTCTGGAGTAATCAGTGCAATGATGGttttgctggtgctgctcttccTGGCACCTCTATTCTACTCCTTGCAGAAGTGTGTCTTGGCTTGTATTATCATTGTCAGCCTTCGGGGAGCCCTGAGGAAGTTCCGAGATGTGCCAGCACGGTACCATGTGAATAAGGTGGACACACTTGTCTGGGTAGTTACCATGTCTGCCTCTGCCTTGGTCAGCACAGAAATAGGGCTGTTGGTTGGCATTGTTTTCTCCATGTTATGCATCATTGTTCGGACCCAGCGGCCACGGACAGCCCTGCTTGGTCAGATCCAAGACACAAGCTTTTATGAGGATGACTTAGAATATGAAAATCTCTCTACTGTTCCAAAGGTCAAAATATTTCGGTTTGAGGCCCCACTTTACTATGCAAATAGAAACTACTTCCTAAAGTCTCTGTACAGATTGACCAATTTAGATCCTAACCTAGAAGCTGCTAGAAGGAAGAAATatgagaagaaggaaaagcagcatctgAAAAAGGGAAATCACAGAACTGCTAATGGACTGGGCATTGGAGAAACCACTATGCAACTAGTTCCTAAGCAAATTGATTTCCAAGCCCTTGTTGTAGATTGCTCTTCCATCTCATTTCTGGACACCACTGGAGTTAATACTTTAAAGGAAATCCTGAAAGACTACAagaatttaaacatttctgttctCCTGGCTTGCTGCAATCCCTCAGTGATAGACTCTCTGAAAAGAGGGGGTTACTTTGGAAGAGATTTTGGATGTATGCAGGAAATGCTATTCTACAGTATACATAATGCTGTGCTGTTTGCAAAAGACCAAAAGCTTTCAGCAGATTGCTCAGTTTAA